In a single window of the Alosa sapidissima isolate fAloSap1 chromosome 18, fAloSap1.pri, whole genome shotgun sequence genome:
- the LOC121689922 gene encoding uncharacterized protein LOC121689922 isoform X1, with amino-acid sequence MGPDGLPLSLYLASVEWRRGKRPQGGYPHYAANVKFVTGSRYEATRKLNELTKSNKPAPQTKRISVPPKKYGEESDDTDTEVPQQTDKRLKVSQTDPAKEFLKMYGGIPQTSSDEINNLKKSVSALTQKNIDLEKECQKWKDLVLQDVPGLIFGMKKIICQPASPRTPGSEDCPSQCLPYFTQPTSSPSSTVSTQSSSPSASSQSSKMAIDAGSGDMDTTSSSPSKVEIFKGSGVMVDKLAWAYAVNANSCTTFVRQLLTAVFPPEVLLVSNLRGTNKGKGEARLPLEKTKVDAIYNATLERWPGTPLSLIGSSINGKITEMRNKVKQQK; translated from the exons ATGGGCCCTGATGGGCTTCCTTTAAGCCTGTATCTGGCTTCAGTTGAGTGGCGACGTGGGAAGAGGCCACAAGGAGGTTATCCTCATTATGCAGCTAATGTGAAGTTTGTGACTG GTTCTCGTTATGAGGCCACACGAAAATTGAATGAGCTAacaaaaagcaataagccaGCCCCACAAACAAAGAGGATCTCTGTGCCCCCCAAGAAGTATGGGGAAGAATCAGACGACACAGACACGGAAGTTCCTCAACAAACAGATAAG AGGTTAAAAGTCTCCCAGACTGATCCTGCAAAGGAGTTTCTGAAGATGTATGGTGGGATACCACAAACTTCATCAGATGAGATCAACAACctgaaaaaatctgtctctgctTTGACCCAGAAAAACATAGACTTGGAGAAAGAATGCCAAAAGTGGAAAGACTTGGTTCTTCAAG ATGTGCCAGGACTCATTTTTGGCATGAAGAAGATTATATGCCAGCCTGCCTCTCCCAGGACGCCCGGATCAGAGGACTGTCCTTCACAGTGTCTTCCCTATTTCACTCAGCCCACCTCCAGCCCCTCATCTACTGTTTCAACACAGTCTAGTTCACCTTCAGCCAGCTCCCAGTCATCAAAG ATGGCAATTGATGCTGGGAGTGGAGACATGGATACAACTAGTTCTTCACCATCAAAG GTTGAGATCTTCAAAGGCAGTGGTGTCATGGTGGATAAGCTTGCATGGGCTTACGCAGTTAATGCAAATTCATGTACAACATTTGTAAGACAACTGCTTACAGCTGTATTCCCCCCTGAAGTGCTTCTAGTCAGTAATCTTCGGGGAACCAACAAGGGGAAGGGAGAGGCTCGTCTCCCCCTTGAGAAGACCAAAGTTGATGCCATCTACA ATGCAACTCTGGAGAGATGGCCGGGTACCCCTCTGTCCTTGATAGGGAGCAGCATCAATGGGAAGATAACAGAGATGCGGAATAAAGTTAAGCAACAGAAATGA
- the LOC121689922 gene encoding uncharacterized protein LOC121689922 isoform X2, translated as MGKNQTTQTRKFLNKQISFCFDQRLKVSQTDPAKEFLKMYGGIPQTSSDEINNLKKSVSALTQKNIDLEKECQKWKDLVLQDVPGLIFGMKKIICQPASPRTPGSEDCPSQCLPYFTQPTSSPSSTVSTQSSSPSASSQSSKMAIDAGSGDMDTTSSSPSKVEIFKGSGVMVDKLAWAYAVNANSCTTFVRQLLTAVFPPEVLLVSNLRGTNKGKGEARLPLEKTKVDAIYNATLERWPGTPLSLIGSSINGKITEMRNKVKQQK; from the exons ATGGGGAAGAATCAGACGACACAGACACGGAAGTTCCTCAACAAACAGATAAG CTTCTGTTTTGACCAGAGGTTAAAAGTCTCCCAGACTGATCCTGCAAAGGAGTTTCTGAAGATGTATGGTGGGATACCACAAACTTCATCAGATGAGATCAACAACctgaaaaaatctgtctctgctTTGACCCAGAAAAACATAGACTTGGAGAAAGAATGCCAAAAGTGGAAAGACTTGGTTCTTCAAG ATGTGCCAGGACTCATTTTTGGCATGAAGAAGATTATATGCCAGCCTGCCTCTCCCAGGACGCCCGGATCAGAGGACTGTCCTTCACAGTGTCTTCCCTATTTCACTCAGCCCACCTCCAGCCCCTCATCTACTGTTTCAACACAGTCTAGTTCACCTTCAGCCAGCTCCCAGTCATCAAAG ATGGCAATTGATGCTGGGAGTGGAGACATGGATACAACTAGTTCTTCACCATCAAAG GTTGAGATCTTCAAAGGCAGTGGTGTCATGGTGGATAAGCTTGCATGGGCTTACGCAGTTAATGCAAATTCATGTACAACATTTGTAAGACAACTGCTTACAGCTGTATTCCCCCCTGAAGTGCTTCTAGTCAGTAATCTTCGGGGAACCAACAAGGGGAAGGGAGAGGCTCGTCTCCCCCTTGAGAAGACCAAAGTTGATGCCATCTACA ATGCAACTCTGGAGAGATGGCCGGGTACCCCTCTGTCCTTGATAGGGAGCAGCATCAATGGGAAGATAACAGAGATGCGGAATAAAGTTAAGCAACAGAAATGA